The nucleotide window CATCCCAGCGCCATGCGCCGTCGCCGCCGCCACGGGCGCCGGCGGTGATGCCGCCGTCGTTCTCGTTGCTGGTCTCGACGGGGCTGAAACCGTCCGGGTGCACGGCCGGCAAGCGGCTCGGCAAGCGGTAATTCTGCACGGTGGCGCCGGCCCGGTGGGCGGCCGTGGCGAACGCGTACAGTTCGGCGCCGCCCAGGTCATGGCCGGCATTGGCCGCCACCGACGTGCGCTTGCTGGCCGGATCGCCGACGATGCGGTTCGCATAGGTACCGGTGCGTTCGTCCGGCCCGCTGCGCACGCTGTGTTCGTGCCGGCGGAATTCCGCGGACAGGTGCAGGAAGCCGTCCGCGCCCAGCGCCAGGCCGGCATCGGCCGCCGCGCCCACGGTCAGCCCATCGCGCTTGTAGTAGCGGCCCGACGTGCCGGACAGCGTGCCGCCGCTGGATGACGATTTCAGGATCACGTTGATCACGCCGGCAATCGCATCGGAACCGTATTGCGCCGCGGCGCCGTCGCGCAGCACTTCGATGTGGTCGACCGCGCTGACGGGGATCAGGTCGATGTCGACCGGCGTCGAGCCCTGCTGCGAGCCCGGGTCCGCCGAGATGTTGGCGGACGTGTGGCGCCGCTTGCCGTTGACCAGCAACAGCACGTGGTTCGGACTCAGGCCACGCAGGGTCAGTGCGCTGGTGAGGTTGGCGGCGTCCCCGGCGATGGCCAGCCGGCTGACCGACGGCAGCAGCCTGACCAGCGCATCGCGCAGGTCGGTCGCGCCGGTGCGCTGCAATTCCTTGGCGCCGATCACGTCGATCGGGCTGAGGCTCTGGCCGGCGGAACGGGTGGTGTCGCGCGTACCGGTGACGACGACATCCTGGATCAGCGCGGCGCCGGCTGCGCTGTTGGCCAGGGCGCCACTGCCGCCCGGTGCGGCCTGCTGCGCCAGCGCGGCGCCGGAAACGGCCAGCGACAAGGCGGCGGCGATGGGTAATCTGTTTTTATTGGTCATGCGGATCCTGTCGTGATTGAAGTTCTGGCTGACTGCCGTGGCTGATTGCCGAGGCTCATTGCCGCGGCTCATTGCCGAGGCTCATTGCCGAGTCTTGGTGCGAACCGCCACCAGGTCGATCTCCACCAGTGCACCGGGGGCCGGCAGCGCCGCCACCTGCACGGCGGTACGCGCCGGCTTGCCGGGTTGCGCGGCGGTGCCGAAGTACTGGCCGAACGCCGCGTTCAAGCCATTGAAATCAAGCTTGTTGTCCAGCTGCGGGTCGCCGACGAGGAACACGCGCAGCTGCGCCACGTCGCCGAACGCCAGTCCCTCGGCGGCCAGCGCCGCCTGCAGCTTGCGCAGCACCGAATGCGTCTGCGCCTGCGTGTTGCCATAGGCGGCGGGGGTGCCCTTGGGTGCGGCGGGGTCGCCGACGTCGGGCAGCACGCCGCTGAAGTAGATGGTTTCGGCGCCGGCCGGCACGGTGACGGCGACGGAGATCGGGAAGTTCGAGTTCGGGATCGGTGTGCGGCGCAACTGGGGATCGGCGGCGGCGGCGTTACCGGCGGCACCGGCGAACAGGGTCAGGGCGGCCATGGCGGCCAGCGTGGCGACGGGATTCTTCATCAGGCTCTTTCAGTGGTGGAGGTGGTTTTCGAGGAGGTGCCGGCAACCGCCGCGGCGATCGCGGCCACGGCATGGTGGGCCGACAGCGCGGCGCCTTCCTGCCAGGCGCCGATCTGGCTCAGG belongs to Pseudoduganella albidiflava and includes:
- a CDS encoding RidA family protein, producing MKNPVATLAAMAALTLFAGAAGNAAAADPQLRRTPIPNSNFPISVAVTVPAGAETIYFSGVLPDVGDPAAPKGTPAAYGNTQAQTHSVLRKLQAALAAEGLAFGDVAQLRVFLVGDPQLDNKLDFNGLNAAFGQYFGTAAQPGKPARTAVQVAALPAPGALVEIDLVAVRTKTRQ